The Synergistota bacterium sequence TCAAAAGGCTCTCTATATTTAGGATTCCAAGTAGCGCTTAAGGCCCCAAAGGTTCTTCCATGAAAACCCCTTTTCAAAGCAACTATCTTCTTTCTCCCTGTTAGAAGTCTCGCAAACTTTATAGCCGCTTCAATAGCCTCTGTACCACTGTTACATAAAAAAACGCTACCCATATACTCCGGCATAACATCAAGAAGCTCTTTATAAAGAAGGGCTCTCTCCTCATGATAAAAAGTTTCGGAGCAAACTATAAGTTTTTTAGCCTGCGTTTCTATAGCTTCAAGAACATAAGGATTAGCATGCCCTACTATGCCTACCCCGTGCCCTCCAACACAATCTATATATTCCCTCCCCTGATCATCCCAAACTCTAGCTCCCTCTCCCCTAACTAACCTCAAGGGCACCTTGGGATATACTCCACTTCCATACTTCTCTTCCAGCTCTATCAGATTCAAGGTTAAGCTCACTCCTTCCTCTAAATATGGTTCCTTTACCCTGGAGAGCTGATATAATCGGGCTCTCGATACAACCAGAGGCTATTACACCTTCCCTGACTCCTCCTCTAACAGCTTCAAACAATGCCATCACCTTTTTCTTCATTCTACCTTTGGCTATCTGAAGTATCTCCTCTTCCATGTCAAGAGAAACCTCTTGAATTAAGCTTTCAGGATCACTTAAATCCCTTAAGAGGCCTGGCACATCCGAGAGAATAACCAAGCTTTCACTTCCTAAGGACAAAGCTATCTTTGATGCAAGGGTATCTCCATCAACGTTAAGGAGCTCTCCATTAAAGCCAAAGGCCAAGGGAGCTACTACAGGAACAAAACCCATATTTAAAAGCTCCCTTAAGAAAGAATCGTTAATCCTCTCTATCTTGCCGGAGTAGTCATCTTTTATAACCTTAACCTTCCCATCAGGTGTAAGAGCCTTTATAATCTTCCTCTCGGCTTCAATCAGCCTACCATCGGCTCCGCTTAAACCTATAGCTTGAACCCCTATGCTTTGAAGCTGAGCAACAAGAAATCTGTTTATCTTTCCAGCACACGCCATAACAAAGACTTCAAGAACCTCTTTCGTCGTTCTTCTGCTTTCAAACCCAGAAGGAGAAACCACCTTTTCTACCTCGACACCTAGCTTCCTTGATAGCTCATTTGTAGCCTCACCACCGCCATGGACTATAACAAGCTTTTCACCCATATCATAAAGCCTTTTAATATCACTGCATACATTTTTGAAATTCCCATTCAGGCTTCCACCTATCTTTAAAACTATCAAAAACTTCACCCCCCTAAACGGGATAAACAGGTACAAGCTTTAACCCCATATCTTCAGGCAATCCCAAAGCGATATTAGCCGCTTGAACTGCACTGCCTGATGCTCCTTTAACCAGATTATCTATAACGCTTACCACGGTTAATGCTCTTCCACCAGGATGAAGTTTAAGCCCGATCATACAAAGATTAGTCCCTGTAACCCATCTTGGATCAGGAAAACGAAGATGCTCCGGCTTAAAAGGACAGAGCTCAATAAAAGATTCAGAAGAATATCTATCCCTATAGATCTTAAGTATCTCCCTTTCACTAAGATCCTCTTTAAGCTCACATCTAACAACAGCTTGAATACCTCTGACAAGCTCAACAGCTGTTATCCTTATCTCTCCATTAACTCCCGTCTCTTGAGTGACCTCAGCAAGGTGCCTATGCTCATAAGTAGCATAGATCCTTAAGGCCCTGCTTCTTTCTGGATGATGTCCGCCCTCTGAAGGCTTAGCTCCTCCCGCAGAAGAACCAACCCTTACATCCGCATGAAAACTTTCCAATAGCTTCTTCTCAGCCAATGGCAAAAGAGCCAAATTTATAGCTGTTGCATTACATCCCACACCCGAGATCAACTTAGCGCTTCGTAACTCCTCTCTATGAGCCTCGGGAAGACCATAGACTGAACTTTTCAGAAGCTCCGGATAAGGATGGCTCCAAGAGTACCACTTTTCATACTCCCTGGGCTCCTTAAGCCTGAAGTTAGCGCTTAAGTCAACAACCTTTTTCCCCTTATCGTATATTTCTTTAACGAGATCAGCTCCCTCACCATGAGATAGAGCAACAAAGGCTATATCAAAATCCTCATCAAGGGCTTCTCCGTAACTTATAAAGTTATCCTTAAAAAAAGGCCTTAGGTGAGGATGATACCTCCAGATGGGCTCCCCTACCGCCCCCTGAGAGGCAACGCCTATAACCTTTATCCCTTCATGAAAAGAAAGTATCCTCAACAGCTCTCCTCCAGTGTATCCCCTTCCTCCGAACACAATAGCCTTTATCACGAAAGCACCTCCTCAACATAGTCAGCTATCATCTCTCCCACATCGATTCCAACATCTCTGGATGATCTTGCAAACTCTGGCGTAGAATTAACTTCATTAACTAGAAGCCCTCTTTCGCTCTCAAAGAGATCCAAAGCTATAAAGTCTCCACCAACGATAGAAGCCACCTTTTCCGATATTCTAATTAACTCATCACTTACGGAACATAACGCAGCTTTAGCTCCTCTAGCCGTATTTGTTACCCAATGGGAAGAGCTTCTATAAACCGCATACTTAACTTTCCCACCTATAACAAGAACCCTGATATCCCTTCCAGGCTTCCTTACATACTCTTGAATATAAAAGGCCTTCTGATGAACTCCTCCTAAGTTCCAGCGACAAAATATTATAGCTTCGGCAGCATCCCTATCATTAACCTTTGCTAAGAGCCTTCCCCAGGAACCGTTAACGGGCTTTATAACAGCAGGATAACCAATCTCCTCTAAGGCCTCTAAAGCCTTCTCAGGGGTAAAAGCAAGATAGGTACGGGGAACAGGAATTCCCTCCTTGGCCAAAAGCTCGGTAGTCAAAGCTTTATCGTTACAGACGACCATTGTTCTAAAGGGATTTATAACCTTAACTCCCCTATCCTCAAGCAAAAAGGATATATAAGTAGCCTGAGAGGCACTTAAGGTTCTATTTATAGCTAATCTAGCTCCAGGAACTCCATTACCTAACTCCCAAAGGGTCCTATTCCCCAGAACCTTTTCCACCTTTATCCCCCTTCTACTTAAAGCTTTATCTATTATCCTTTCCTCATCCCTCAAAATCGTATAGATTAAGAGAATCTTCTTGTCCTCCGTCCCAAGGCTACTCCCCCCAATCCTCTTCAACCTCGGGAGCAACCTCAAGCTCCAAAGGATTAAGACTCACAATCTCAAGTTCAACACCACAATCAGGACATATAACAATTTCTCCCACCTCTGGATCTTCAAGCTCTAATACCACATCACACTCAGGACAACGAGATTTAATCACCATTAAATTCACCCCCATCAAAGGAAACTTTTTATATACCTTACTATCTCCCCTGGTATGTCCACACCCGTAGGGGCAATGCTATTTCTAAACTCAGGGGAGTGATTTATCTCGTTAACCAAGAGCTCACCCGAGGGTGTCTCAAAAATATCAAGGGCTACCACCTCTCCATCTACAGCACGAGCTGCTCTTTCAGAAAGCTCAACTAGCTCAGAAGTTAATGGGCAGTTTCTAGCTTCACCACCACGAGCGGTATTTGTTATCCAGTGAGGCGAAACCCTATATATGGCAGCAACACACTTGCGTCCTATAACGAAGCTTCTTATATCCCTGCCAGGCTTATTCACATACTCTTGAATATAGAAGATCTTCTGAAGCCCATTTCCTAAAGTGTACTTATGTTCCAATACCGCCTCAGCCGCATCTTTATCATTAACCTTCGCTAAAAGCCTTCCCCAAGAACCATTAACAGGCTTAACAACCGCTGGATATCCAACCCTCTCTATTGCCTTTAAAGCATTCTCTGGAGAAAAAGCAAGATAAGTACGCGGAACAGGAATACCATTTTCCACCAAGAGAAGAGTTGTTATAGCTTTATCTAGACAGCTAGATATTGCCCTAGAGGAACTTATTACCCTTATTCCGTTACTTTCAAGGACCCGCGATACATAGAAAGCATGAGAGGCTGAAATAACGCGGTTTAAAACCACCGCAGGGGGTTTAATAGAAAGCTCCCCATTAGCAAAGAGAGGAAGTAAAAGACTATCCTCGTGAAGAAGATTTAGAGCAACACCCTCCCTTTCAAAGGCATCGATAAGCAACTTTTCCTCAACTCTTAACCTTGAGTAGACCATCCAAGCCTGCGCTTCCCCAAGTCAACCACCCTCCTTAAAAGATAGATATAAAAAAAGCCCCGCTCACCCTGGGAAGGTGAGCGGGGCTTTTAAAAATCCCTAGAGTTTAGCTTCAGCCTAAAGCTGAAGCAATAAACCCACCTTCCCAAGCCCTAAGCTTAGGCTTCTTGTAACCCTTGTTCCGCTTCAAAAGAGACTTGGAAAGATGAGCCTTTAAATTAATCACCCCAATTAACCTCCCTCACCAATTATCGCGCATAATATAGCATACTACTCTCTTCCCTGTCAAGGGTTTTTGAAATCAATATTTAAAGAAATTTACACCAGGGAAGTCTCAGAAATAACACCTTAAAAATAATCTCCTTTCAAACTTATAGACACATAAATAGTCACTATCTATAATATTATTAACTTAAGCTGTAGATATTAAGCAAAATCTTAAGGAGGGATACCTCTTATGGATCTTTCCTCTTTAATATTTATTATAACTTATATACTTTTAGCAATAGGACAGCCACCTATCTTTCGAATAGATAGAACGGGTGCGGTACTTATAGGCGCTACAGCTATGTTAGCATTAAAGGTTATATCCATTCAAGAAGCTTACTCGGCAATAGATTATAAAACGATAGCTACACTTTTCGGCTTAATGGTCTTGGTGGCCCACTTTCGACTATCAGGAGCTTTAAATCTATTAGTAAAATACCTGATTTCAAAAGTTAAAAACCCCTCTGAACTTTTATATTTTATAATCTTTAGCGCTGGTATTCTCTCAGCATTTCTAATGAATGATACGATATGCTTACTTTTCACTCCTCTGGTTTTAAAGATAACCAAGATATCAGGATTAAATCCTAAACCCTTTCTCTTAGCCCTATGTATGTCTGCAAATATTGGAAGCGTTGCCACGATCACTGGAAATCCCCAAAACCTTATAATAGGTATCTCCTCTGGACTAACATATAGTGAATTCTTTTACTATCTTTTCCCGGTTGCCATATTAGGGCTCCTCACTCTAATAACAATACTCAAAATAGCTTACAAGAAAGAATTATCAAAGCCTATAAATAACGAAGTAAAGCTTAAATTTAGATACAAAAAACCCATCGTAATTAAATTCTATATCATCGCTCTATTATGTTTAATTGGCTTCTTTATAGGGCTACCCATACAAGGAGTGGCCATGATTACCGCCTGCCTACTTTTGATTACAAGGAGAATAAAACCTGAAAAAGTTTACAATCTGATAGACTTCAAGCTTTTAGTCCTTTTCATAGGCCTATTCATAATAATAAAATCCTTCGAAAACTCAGCCCTATTTAAGCATCTCTCAGAAATCTCTGGAACCTTTCTAAAAAACCCACTTACCTTTGTATCATCGGTTACCATTTTATCTAACGCTGTAAGTAACGTCCCTGCAGTCTTAATATTCAAGCCCTTCATAGAAACCCTATCTTTAGGCAAGGAAGCATGGCTATACCTCGCCATGAGCTCAACATTAGCAGGAAATCTTACCGTACTTGGCTCTATAGCAAACATAATAGTCATAGAGTCAGCCTATCCGAAGGTAAAAATATCCTTCCTTGAGTACCTAAAGCTTGGCTTACCGGTAACCACTCTTACGCTACTTATTGGAACCCTATGGTTAAAAATAGCTTTACTCTGGTGATGAATCCTGATATAATGGTCGCGCTTGTATATAGCTAAGCAGCTAAAGTATCATCTATTAATCATAATGAAAAGATCATTAGCTAAATCTTTATCAAGATTTTTTAAAACTTTATACTGCTTTATAGCAAAATTTTCCTCACCAAGCGCTAAATAAACCAGACCAAGACCATAACGTGATTTAGCGTGATCAGGTTTTAGCTCCACAGCTTTCTCTAAAGCATTTGATGCCTCAACATAGCGTTCAAGTTTCGCATAGCACACACCAAGATTATAATAGGCCAAGGCATAATCTGACTTTAACTCATTCACTTGCCTATAAATCCTTATTGCTTCACCATAGCGGCCGATCTTGCCATAAGCTGACCCAAGGTCATTAAGCATATTAATATCATCTGGCTTCAGCTCAACAGCACACTTGAAGGCCCTTACCGACTCAGAATATTGATTTAGCTCCCAATAGTGCACTCCTATGCTATAATAGGATAAAGCGAGATTATCATTGGCTTCCTTATAGTCAGGTCTTATCCTTACGGCCTGTCTAAAAGTCTCTATAGCATTTTCATACCGACCCAGTTTAGCATAGGATAAACCGAGATTATAATAGGCTTCAGCACAATTAGGCTCTAACCTTATAAATTCCTTGAAAGCTTTGATCGCATCCTCATAGCAACCGAGATATCCATAGACTAAGCCAAGACCTATATACGCTTCAGCAAAATTAGGATCCAGCTTTAAAGCTTTCTTAAACGATTCTATTGCTTCAGCATAACGTTCCAGCTTTATGTACGATAATCCATGGCTAGAATAACCCTTAGGCTCAACATACTGACCGAATTTAATACTAGATAAACTAAGCCCATGATAAGCTAAGACAAAATCAAGCCTTAATCTTATAGCTTCCTTAAGCTCTTCAATTCTTTCATCATCCTCTTCCTCAAAAACTCTTATACCAATACCAGAATAAAATTTAAGCATACTCTGCGCAAAAGCCATAGAAACAGGCAAGAAACAGAAAGTGAAAATAAAACAAGCTAATAAAAACCTTCTTCTTTGTAACATATCCACACCACCCTAAGAAGCCTTAAAACAGGCTAATATCATTAGGTATTATCTCAAAAATAAAATTAAAGTCAATAGATTTACAAAAGGCAGAAAAGAAATAAAAATTATTTTAAGCAAGATGCCAACCGCATCAGAAAATCATTGACTTTTAAAACTCATTAATTTAAATTATCCTTGAAGTAATTTCAGAAAGGAGGGAAGGATATGATTTTACCTATCATTATCATTTACATGATCGCTATGCTACTTATAGGATGGTGGGCAAGCAAATATTACATAAAAGGTATGACCGACTTCCTACTTGCTGGTAGAAGGCTTGGCGTATTACTTGGTGCTGCCACTTTAGCAGCGACGCACTTTGGCGGTGGAGCTGTAATGGGTGGAGGAGAATATGGCTTTAAATATGGTATCTCTGGCGCATGGTATGGAGTATCTTGCGGAATTGGCTTGCTGTTCTTAATTTTAACGGCAGAAAGATTTAGAACCCTTGCTCTTTATACTGTGCCTGATTATCTTGAACAAAGATACGGCGGAAAAACAATAAGAGTCTTAGGGGCATTACTTTCACTTATAGCCCTTATAGGTATTCTTGCAGCTCAAGTCTTAGCTGCAAGAAACGCTTTAAGCATAGTAGGATTAAAGGGGAATACCGGCGCCATAATAGCAACCTTAGTATTTATAATTTACACTACCACTGGAGGACTATGGGCCGTTACGCTAACCGATCTATTTCAGCTCATCTTAGCAGCTATAGGGGTAATAATAGGAGCTTTTGTAGTTCTTGTTAAGGTTGGAGGCTTTACTGGATTAACATCCGCTTTAACTTCAAAAGGAGTTGCCGCAAGCTACTTCAGCTTCTGGGGAATGGGAACGGCTAGCATAATGTGGTTACTCCTTCCTACAGTAATGTATACCCTTATAGGTCAGGACTTTTACCAGAGACTATTTGCTACAAAAGACCCAAAAACAGCTAAGAACGCAGCTCTTCTTGGTGGAATAATATTAGTTATAATAAGCTTTTTCCCAACGATAATAGGAATGGGAGCTAAAGCGTTATCAAGTGAAGATCTGGGAAGAATGTCTGTACCATGGGTCTTACAAAACCTTATGCATCCTATCCTAGGAGGAATAGTTCTATCGGCTATACTTGCGGCCATAATGTCCACAGCGGATTCCCTTCTTACCGCTGCCACATCCCATATAATTAAAGACCTCTGGATCGAAACTTTCAAGGCAGATGAGTTAAAAGAAGAGAGGAAGCTCTTAACCTTATCAAGGATCTTTACCTTCATAGTCGGCATTTTATCACTTATAATAGCTCTTATCGTCCCAGGAATAATAGACGCACTTATATACTCCTACACTATGTACACAGCAGGAGTATTCATACCTGTAATAGGAGGAATCTTATGGAGTGGAGCAACAAAGGCAGGAGCGATTACATCTCTTGTTGGTGGAGCAATAGTAGCGCTCTACGGCATATTAACAGGAACAGAAGTCTTTGGAGCACCTGCTGAAATATACTCAGCTTTAGTATCATTAGTATTATTTATACTAGTATCAGCGGTAACGAAAAAGGCTTAAAAACAAAAGGGGCTGGAGGTTTTCTTCCAGCCCCTTAATTTATACCATTTATTTAGAGTGGACACAACGATAGCCTATGCAAATAGGGACAGTGAGCGCAATTAGGTAAGTTCCCCCAGCAATCGCTTTGGTTACTTAAAGTAAAATCACAACCTTCCTTAAAGGGGCACTCGAAACAAGAAGGAAGATAATTGAAAGTTAATCTTAAAAACATTTCAGAGTATTTATCTCTCCAAACATCCATTAGATTATCACAAGCTATATTACCTAAGGAAACCTCTTTTATATTCCTCTCCTTATTTAGGACCTTGACCTTCCATGACCTTGAAAAGTATAAGCACGGAGCTATTTCTCCATCACATCTTATAAAAAGAGCTCTGTTTGAAGCAAAAGGACAACCCCTTGCAAACCTTGTTAGATGATAACAACACAACTGAAGAACAAAGCACTGGAGGATAAGTCACAGTGCTAAGGATAATCATACTTCATTTGTCATCCCAGTGATATTAGCTATCACAATTTTTAATAAGATAATTCCTCAGAAAGGCCATTAGATTCTAACGAGGAGCCTCTATTACTTTAACAGCTTAAATTCCGCACCTTACTTAAAAAGCTTTAAATCTATTGACTTGATAGAAGAGACCGTTTAAACTTAAGATAAAAGCTAAAGAGCGGCAGAGAAAGGGAGAGCCATTCTTAGAGTGAAGAGTGGCTCTCCTTTTACTTTATAGGAGGTGACCAGGTTTGAAAAAAGAACAAAAAACAGGAAACGCATCAAAACTCTTAGAAAGTATCGAAAACATGTTCTTCGAGATTTTCCAATTAACTTGGCTTTTAAACGAAAATATAAAGGTTTTTGAAAACATAGCTGAAAGTTTCTCTAACGTAGAAAAGCTTAATATTAAGAGCTTTGACAATGCCTCAATAATAATGGAGATAGTGAATGAACTTGTAAAAATATCCAACAAACTAAGGGAAGAAACTCTACGAGCGAAAAACATTACAGAAACACTTGAAAACACCTGTAGAAACTTAAGCATCTCTATAGCTATGGCGCGGAACGCTTTAGAAGAACAAGAAAAAATCTTCAAAAAGGTTGTAGAAACTAATGAAAATCTTATAAATCAATCAGGAGCCGTAGCAGAAATAATAAAAACTTTAAACCTGCTTGCTAAACAGATAAACCTGCTTTCTCTCAACGCCTCTATAGAAGCCGTAAAGGCCGGTGAAAAAGGGAAAGGCTTTGCGGTTGTATCACAAGAGATAAGAAAACTCTCAGAAAAAACAAGAGAGGCTAACTCTGAAATAGAAAAAACGATCAAAAATATCGTGAACACGATAAAGGAATCTTTTGAAATAACTAATAAATCCTTTGAAGAGTTTTCGAAACTTAAAGAATCGTTTAAGGCGTTTATGGGTTTTATATCCCAAACGGCCTCAGGATTCGAAAACGTTTTTCAAGTAACAACAACGATAAATAGCATATCTGATGAAGTTCTTAAAGTAACAAACAAAATAGAGGAATCTTCAAGGGAAATTTTTGATACATCTAAGAATGTAAGAGAGCTATCAAGGGAGGTGGGAAATACCGTAAAGACCCAAGAAAGCAAAAACCAAGAGGTTTTAAAAATGATATCCTCTCTCAACAAAACCCTTTTCGATATACAAAGGCAAGCATCCACCTTAAGATCCGAACAGGAGATAATTTTTGGAGTCAATCCTTTCACAAATCCTAAAACTATAAGAGAGATGTACTACCCCATAATAAAGTGGGCTTGCGAAAAAGCAGGTTATACATCAAGAATGGTTATCGTTCACAGTTACGATGCTTTGACTCAAGCCTTAAAAGAAGAGATAGTTGATGGAGGTTGGTTTTCCCCATTCGCATATGTTGAAGCAAAGGAGACTTTGGATAATATAGTTCCTATAGCGACTCCCATAGTTAACGGAAGAGCAAGCTACGATGGATATATTATTACCTCCAAAAAGTCCAATATAAAAAGCCTTAAAGACCTTAAAGGAAAGCGCTTCGGATTTGTAGATCCCAAAAGCGCTTCAGGTTATCTATTTTCAAAATATGCTCTACTTCAAGAGGGAATAAACCCTGATAAGGACTTCAAAGAAACCCTCTTCCTGGGAAGTCACGATAATGTTATAAAGGCTGTTCTTCAAGGAGAAATAGATGCAGGTGCCACTTACAATGAAGCACTAGAAAGAGCTAAAGAACAGGGAGTAGACATAAGTGATGTAGTTATAATAAACACCGTTAAAGATATACCTAAAGACGCAATAGTCTTACTTAATCGCCTACCACATAACTTCATAGAAAAATTCAAGGAGGCGCTTCTTTCATTTAAACAAGCCAAGGGAATTCAAGGTTTTGTTGAAGCAAGAGATGAGCGCTATGACATCATAAGAAGGGTTAAAAAAACTATATCTTTATAAGCTCGTATGCTTGGTTTCCTAAACCTATCTCCTCAGCATAGTCAAGCATGACCTTCCAGTTAGTTTTAGGATGAATCAAGGTAAACTTATCCTCCCCTTTACGCATGTCTTTTTCGGAAAGAGGACCAAAGGGATTTGGCAAAGCCTGATTTACAAGATCAACTGAAGCCTTATCTATAGCAACAGGATCAAAAGAGGCTAAAACACCTATATCAGGAACTATAGAAGCATCGTTATAATTCCAGCAGTCACAAAATGGAGAAACATTAGTAATGAAGTTTATGTGAAAGGCTGGCTTATTCTTCAAAACCGCATAGGCATACTCCACTATACGCTCACACGCTTCCAAGCTCATATCCCAATCTATATCTATCGCCTCTGAAGGACAAACAACTATACACTGACCACATCCAACGCATATTTCGTAATTTATGTAAGCCTTCCTATTCTCATCAAAGCTTATAGCGCTATAATTACAGTTTCTAATGCACGCTCCACAAGAAACACAATCATTCTTTGAGATCCTGGGCTTAGAGTTAGAGTGCATCTTAAGCTTGCCTTCCCTGGAAGCACAACCCATTCCAACATTTTTAATTGCGCCTCCAAAACCGGTTAACTCATGTCCTTTAAAGTGATTTAAGGAAATAATCACATCAGATTCCGCTATAGCAGAAGCTATCAACGCATAAGAAAAGTGTTTTAAGTTTATCTCTACCTTTCTACAATCAAAGCCCCTTAATCCATCGGCTATTAAAACATGACACCCAACCGTTAACGGATTAAACCCATTCTTGAAAGCAGCTTCAAGATGACTTACCGCGTTAGACCTGCTTCCCCTATAAAGTGTATTCGTATCTGTCAAAAAGGGTTTGGCACCTAAATCTCCCAAAATCTTAACGAGCCTACCAACAAAGTTATGCCTCACATAGGCCAAGTTTCCGAGCTCTCCGAAATGCATCTTTATGGCCACAAATCTTTCGGAGAGACTCAAATGACCTATGTGGGCCGTTCTAAGAAGACGTTCAAACTTATCCAGAAGATTCTCCCGAGAAGAAGCTCTAAGGTCCATAAAATATACCTTTGAAGCCATTATTTATTACTCCTCCTCTCCTCCATAATAGGCTATACTTGGATTAATGGCCTCAACCACCTTAATTCTCTTAAATCCCATACCCTCTAATTTACTAACGATGTCCCTTGTGATCTTATCTACTATGGTCCAACCCAAGGCTTTACAGAAGGGACATACACTAAGCCTCCGAGCTAAACTGACCCATATTTCAGCATAGCTTTCCTTAATCGTCATACCATAAACTAAACCAAGGGAAACGATATCGCTTTCGGTCTCGGGATCCTTAACCTTCTTAAGCTCCTCCAAAACACTCTTTTCAATTTCATTAAGCTCTCTTTTCACTTCAAGCTCACCTCTGAATCAAAAGATTTATATAATTATAGCACTAAATAATATAATACGGTAGCGGATTCTCGCAAAGAAAGACCATCAAATTAGCTTTTAG is a genomic window containing:
- a CDS encoding DUF362 domain-containing protein, which produces MMASKVYFMDLRASSRENLLDKFERLLRTAHIGHLSLSERFVAIKMHFGELGNLAYVRHNFVGRLVKILGDLGAKPFLTDTNTLYRGSRSNAVSHLEAAFKNGFNPLTVGCHVLIADGLRGFDCRKVEINLKHFSYALIASAIAESDVIISLNHFKGHELTGFGGAIKNVGMGCASREGKLKMHSNSKPRISKNDCVSCGACIRNCNYSAISFDENRKAYINYEICVGCGQCIVVCPSEAIDIDWDMSLEACERIVEYAYAVLKNKPAFHINFITNVSPFCDCWNYNDASIVPDIGVLASFDPVAIDKASVDLVNQALPNPFGPLSEKDMRKGEDKFTLIHPKTNWKVMLDYAEEIGLGNQAYELIKI
- a CDS encoding iron-sulfur cluster assembly protein; the encoded protein is MKRELNEIEKSVLEELKKVKDPETESDIVSLGLVYGMTIKESYAEIWVSLARRLSVCPFCKALGWTIVDKITRDIVSKLEGMGFKRIKVVEAINPSIAYYGGEEE